From one Lycorma delicatula isolate Av1 chromosome 2, ASM4794821v1, whole genome shotgun sequence genomic stretch:
- the shv gene encoding dnaJ heat shock protein family member shriveled, which translates to MVYSYSWIICFFTCTFYLHLGTSQSPVETKFYDILNVSPYSSVDEIKQAYRKLARKVHPDKNKDPKASEEFAELNRVYEVLSDSEKRKRYDRCGESCIKDEKGSGSVDPFSSFFGFHFGDESEQQRETPKGATIVMDVYVTLEELYSGNFIEITRNKPVMKPAKGTRKCNCRQEMTTRQLGPGRFQMLQQTVCDECPNIRLMNEERIIELEVEQGMVDGQETRFVAEGEPHIDGEPGDLIIRIKTLPHKVFERKGDDLYTNVTVSLQDALVGFEMEITHLDGRKVLISRDKITWPGARIRKKGEGMPLYDDNNKRGTMYITFDIEFPKGDLSQEEKEGIKRILNQKSNNHVYNGLRGF; encoded by the exons ATGGTTTATTCATACTCTTGGATAATCTGTTTTTTCACATGTACTTTCTACTTACATTTAGGCACAAGTCA gaGCCCAGTggaaactaaattttatgatattttaaatgtatctCCATATTCATCTGTAGATGAAATAAAGCAGGCTTATCGTAAATTGGCTAGGAAAGTGCATccagataaaaataaagatccTAAAGCTTCAGAAGAATTTGCTGAATTGAACAGAGTTTATGAAGTGCTGAGTGACtctgaaaaaagaaaacgttatGATCGGTGTGGTGAGAGTTGCATTAAAGATGAAAAAGGAAGTGGTAGTGTTGATCCCTTCTCTAGCTTCTTTGGATTTCACTTTGGTGATGAAAGCGAACAGCAGCGTGAAACTCCTAAGGGCGCAACAATTGTTATGGATGTATATGTTACATTAGAGGAATTATATTCTGGCAATTTTATAGAA atAACTCGTAATAAACCAGTCATGAAACCGGCAAAAGGTACAAGGAAATGTAATTGCAGGCAAGAAATGACAACCAGGCAGTTGGGACCAGGCAGGTTTCAAATGTTACAGCAGACTGTGTGTGATGAATGCCCCAATATCAG gCTCATGAATGAAGAACGAATAATAGAACTAGAAGTTGAGCAAGGTATGGTGGATGGCCAAGAAACTAGATTTGTTGCTGAGGGTGAACCTCATATTGATGGTGAACCAGGTGATCTGATCATCCGTATCAAAACATTACCCCATAAAGTGTTCGAAAGGAAAGGTGATGATCTTTATACCAATGTAACAGTATCCCTTCAAGATGCTTTGGTCGGGTTTGAGATGGAAATTACACATCTAGATGGGAGGAAAGTATTAATTAGTAGGGATAAAATAACATGGCCTGGGGCAAGAATCAGGAAAAAAGGAGAAGGGATGCCTttatatgatgataataataaacgtGGTACAATGTATATAACATTTGATATTGAATTTCCAAAAGGAGATCTATCACAGGAGGAAAAagaag GTATCAAGAGAATACTGAATCAGAAATCAAATAATCATGTTTATAATGGACTTAGaggattttaa